The region CCAGTCGGCGCTGACGGCCGGCTGACCCATGGCACAGCGTGAGTCGGAACGCGGCACGGTCACGGCCGAGCTGGCCCTCGGGCTGCCGGTCGTCGTCCTCGTGCTGGTCGCCGTGCTCACCCTCGCGGCCGCGTCCACGGCGCAGATGCGCGCCCTGGACGCGGCCCGCGCGGGGGCGCGGGCGGTCGCGATCGGAGAGCAGGAGTCGGTCGTGGCGGCGACTGTCGCACGGGTGGGCGGTCCCGAGGCCGAGATGTCGCTCGCGAGGGAGGGCGAGTGGGTGCGGGTCACCGTCAGCCGGCCGGTCGCGGGCAGCTGGGTGTCCGGACCCCTGCGGGCCACGGGTACGGCCGCGGCATGGGTCGAGCCGTGAGGCCCGGGCGCGACGCGGGGCGGGAAGCCGGGCGTGGTCTGAGGCGTGACCTCGACTGCCACCCGCGGCGCGACCCCGAGCGTGGGGCCGGGACCGTCCTGGTGCTGGGGGTCGTCGCTGCGGCGCTGCTCCTCGCGGTCGGCATCGCCGCGCTCGGCGCGGCCCAGAACGCCCGAGGGGCCGCGCAGGCGGCGGCCGACCTCGGCGCGCTCGCAGGCGCCACCGCACTGCGCGACGGGTTCGACCCGTGCGGGACGGCGGGTGCGGCCGTGACCCGGAACGGCGCGGAGCTCGCGGCGTGCGAGGTGCTCGGCGGGGGAGTGGTGCGGGTCGTCGCGACACGGGCGGCCGTCGGGCCCGCCGGTGAGCTCGGTTCGGCACGAGCGACCGCGCGGGCGGGACCGCGTGAGTCCGCGACGGCGCGGCCCTGAGCGTCAGCCAGCCGAATCTCGAACGGAAAAGGTGATGACGTGATACCCCTACGGATCGTAGTATCACTGCTATGGATGATACGGAGAGTGCGATGACCGCACGGAGCGAGTCTCCGCCGTCGGGCGACGTCGCGCTCGACGTGCGTGACCTCCGGATGCGATACGGGACGAAGGACGTGCTCAAGGGCGTGTCCTTCACGGCGCAGCGCGGCGAGGTCGTCGCGCTGCTCGGGCCCAACGGGGCGGGCAAGACCACCACGATCGAGATCCTCGAGGGCTTCCGCATGCGGTCGGCCGGCGAGGTCTCGGTGCTCGGGCAGGACCCGGCGCACGGCGACGAGGCGTGGCGCGCGCGGCTCGGCGTCGTGCTGCAGTCGTGGCGGGACCACGGCCGGTGGCGGGTCCGGGACCTGCTCGGCTATCTCGCCCGCTTCTACACTCCCTACTCGACCGCCGAGGTTTCCCGGCCGTGGGACGTGGACGAGCTGATCAAGGTGGTCGGGCTCGCGGAACAGTCCAGGGCCAAGGTCCAGACACTCTCGGGCGGGCAGCGGCGGCGGCTGGACGTGGCGATCGGGATCGTCGGGCGGCCGGAACTGGTGTTCCTGGACGAGCCGACGGCGGGCTTCGACCCGCACGCCCGGCGCGAGTTCCACGACCTGGTGCACCGCCTGGCCGACTTCGAGAACACGACGGTCCTGCTCACCACGCACGACCTCGACGAGGCCGAGAAGCTCGCGGACCGCATCCTGGTGCTCGACGGCGGCGAGATCGTCGCCAACGGGTCGGCGGACCAGCTCGCCAGGGAGCTGACCACCCAGGCGGAGGTGCGCTGGACGTCCGGCGGGCACCGGAACGTCCACGCGGTGGCCGAGGGGGACCCCACGGAGTTCGTCCGCCGGCTGCTGGCGAGCGACCTGGGCGTCACGGAGCTCGAGGTCAGGCGGGCCAGCCTGGAGGACACCTACATGTCTCTCGTCCACCGGGCCGAGACCTACCAGCCGGGGTCGGACGACGCCGGGGCGGCCCGCGCCGACCAGGCCGGGGCCGACCACGGCGAGACCGACCAGGACCAGGCCGGTCCGGGTCCGGACGAAGGCGGCCGGACCGACCAGGACCGGGCCGAGCAGAACGAGGGGGTGCAGTCATGACGATGACCGAGACCGCGGCCAGGGGCACGCGGAACGACGCGCGCTGGGCGGCCGTCCGCGCGGGGCTGACCCGTGGCTGGCTCGAGACCAAGTACTCGATCCAGGAGCCGAGCGATCTCGTCTGGATCCTCGCGTTCCCCGTGATCTACGCGGTGGTCCTGCTGTTCATGCGGGGCAGCACCATCCCCGGCACGGACTTCGCGCTCGGCGCCATGGTGCTGCCGAGCCTCGTCGGCATGAGCATCGCGTTCGGCGGGCTCACCGGTCCGGCCAGCACGATCGCCGTCGACCGGGAGGACGGGACGCTGCTCCGGGCCAAGGCGACCCCCAACGGGATGCTCGGCTACCTCGTCGGCAAGATCCTGATGTTCGCGCTCACCACGCTGGTGAGCCTGCTCGTCCTGATCATCCCCGCCGTCACGGTCGCGGGGGATCTGCGGCTCGACGGCCGCACCTTCGTCCTGCTGACCCTGATCTTCCTGGTCGGGATGATCGCCACCGTGCCGATCAGCGTCGCGCTCGGGTCGCTGTTCAAGAGCGCCTCGCAGACGGGGCTGCTGTTCCTGGGCTCGATGCTCCTGATCGTGCCGTCGGGGATCTTCTACCCGATCACCGCGCTGCCCGAGTGGCTGCAGTGGGTGGGGCAGGCGTTCCCCTACTACTGGCTCGGGCTGGGTGCCCGGTCGGCGATGCTCCCGGAGAGCATGGTCGTGGCCGAGATCGGCGAGTCGTGGCGCACGTTCGAGATGTTCGCGGTGCTCGGCCTCTGGGCGGTTGTGGGTATGGTGCTCGCGCCGATCGTGCTTCGCAGGATGGCCCGCAGGGAGTCGGGTTCCACAGTGGCGGCGGCGCGGGAGCGTTACATGTCCAAGGGGTACTGAGCTGGTGGCGGAGCAGTCCGACGTCGTCCACAACCGCATCGCGATGCTGCGCGCCGAACGTGGCGTCTCGCGGCGCGAGCTCGCCGACGCGCTCGGCGTGCACTACCAGACCGTGGGCTACCTCGAACGGGGTGAGTACAGCCCGTCGCTGTTCCTCGCGCTGCGGATCGCGGAGTACTTCGGCGTCGCGGTCGAGGTCGTGTTCTCGACGAGCCCGTTCAAGCGGCTGGGGGAGTAGCGCCCGGCGCGCCGCGGCGACGCCCTCGCGACGGCGAGAGCAGCACCGCGGCGCGCGCCGTCATCGCGGCACGACCACCCGCGGCTCGGGCAGGAGCGCCGACCGGCTGACGTCGTCGGCCTCCGGCACGAGGCTGCGGCCCGGTGCGAAGCTCTTCATCGGGCCGGACACGGGCAGGTTGAGCGTCGTCGCGCCGAGGTCGATCGAGTACTGCGTCGCGGCGCGGTCCACGGTCACGGTGGCGCCCCGGTCGGTGCCCATGACCACGAGCCCGAGCTGGTGCCCCGCCGGGACGACCAGGTCGTTGGTCTGCATCTCGACCGTCACGGTGTGCGTGCCGGCGCCGTCGAGCCGGGCCCAGCCGCGGCCCAGCACCTGCAGCTCCGTCGACCCGATGTTGCGGACCACGTCGCGGTAGCAGCCGTCGTCGACCCCGGCGGACTCGCCGTAGCAGGACTCGGTGCCGAGCGTCGTCGCGCCGTCGCCCGAGGTGAGCACGCGGTCCATCACGCCGTAGTCCACGAGGCCCACCGTGATCTGGCCGGTCGGCGCCCCGTGGGTCACGGTCGTCGTGACGGACGCCGCCCCCGACAGCCGCAGGTCGTCGGTCAGCGTCCCGGTGCGGAACAGCAGGCGGTTCGGGTTGGTGCCCGCGGCCAGCGCGGTGTTGAAGGTCTGGTTCGGGGCGTTCACCCAGCCGGCGTCGGCCGCCCGGCCGCGCGCGCCGAGGGCGAGGCTGCCGTCCGCGCGGGGCCGCAGCTTTGCCGTGCGGTCCGTGACCGGCCAGCTCCGTGAGGTGACCACCTCGTTCGGGGCCACCTCGACCCGCACCGCCGGCTCGTCGTCGATGCCGTTGTCGATGTCGAGCAGCTCGTGGTCGAACCAGCGGTGCAGCGTGTCCACCCACTCGGCGCGGTCGGAGTCGAACGGGTCCACGTGGCCCAGCCGCGTGAGCCAGAGCTTGCGCTGCACACCCTGTTCGCCGAGCGCCGTCCACCAGCGGGAGAAGTTCGGCGTGTCCACGTTGGTGTCCTGCGCGCCGTGCACCACGAACACGCTGGCGGTGACCTGCGAGGCGTCGAAGAGGGAGCCCGATCGGTAGTCGCGCTCGTCCCAGAAGGCGTTGTGGGCGCCCGACGCGTCGTCGCCCGCCGTGTTCATCGCCTCGGTGATCGCCGTGCAGTCGGTCGCGATGTGGCGGCCGCCGGCCACGTAGCCCATGAGGAAGCGTGGGTAGTTGGCCGAGAACGGCAGGCCCTGCGCCCGGTCGTAGTCGTACCAGGAGCTGATCGCGCCGATCGGCACGATGGTCTCCAGCCCCTCGACGCCGGTCGCGGCCACGCCGTTGGCGAGCGTCCCGTCGTAGGACTTGCCGATCATGCCGGTCTTCCCCGTCGACCAGTCGGCGACCACGGGCTCACCGGTGTCCGGGTCCACCGCCGTCGCCCTGCCGTTCAGCCAGTCCACGACGGCCTTCACCGAGAGGACGTCGGACGGGCCGCCGTGGTCCGTGCAGCCCGTCGACCAGCCGGTCCCGGCCATGTCGACCGCCACGTACGCGTACCCGCGCGGCACGAACCAGTTGTCGTAGTAGAGCGGGAACAGCGAGGGGTCGCCGTCGGCGTCGTACTCCTTGAGCTCGCTCTCGTTGCCGCGACCGCAGCACGCGTAGTACGGGCTGGCGTCCATGACGACGGGCACCTCGGCCACGCCGTCGAGCTCGGCCGGGCGGATGATGTCGGCGCGGATCTGCTCGGGGTCGCCGTCGCCGTCCAGGTCCGGCGCGACGACGTTCACCGACTCGCGGATCGCGCCCGCGTAGTCGTAGACGGCCGCCGTGACGCCGTCGTCGAGGACGAACGGTTCCTCGGCCGGAACCTCAGCGGCTTGGGCGGTCGCGGCCGGCCCAGCCGTCGTCGTCGTTGTCGTTGTCGCGAGCGAGCCCGCGGCGCCGGGCAGATCGAGCGGCGCCGCCCCGGCGGGGACGACGCCGGCGGCCAGGGTGAGCCCGGTGAGCGCGGCGACGGCGGCCGCGGCGACCCGCTTGGCCCGGACGTGGTGGACTCGCATCGGCGTGCTCCCTTGCGACGAACGGCCTGGTCGAAAGGGAACATAACGGGTGAATGTCGCTGACGGAAGACCGCTCCGTTACGACGCGGTAAGCGGCTGCGACCCGCCGGCTACCCCGCCAGTTGCTCCGCCTACGGCCTCGCTCACGGCTCGGTGAGCGCGGCCCGCGGATCGTGCGACAGCACCGCGTCCAGCAGCCGTACCGCGGCGTCCTTGTCGAGCGGCGAGTTGTAGTTGCCGCACTTCGGCGACTGCACGCACGCCGGGCAGCCGTCGGCGCAGGGGCAGGCGGCGATGGCGTCGCGGGTCGCCCGCAGCCAGGCGGCGCCCAGGTCGTAGGCGCGCTCCGCGAAGCCGGCGCCGCCGGGGTAGGCGTC is a window of Promicromonospora sukumoe DNA encoding:
- a CDS encoding CocE/NonD family hydrolase codes for the protein MRVHHVRAKRVAAAAVAALTGLTLAAGVVPAGAAPLDLPGAAGSLATTTTTTTAGPAATAQAAEVPAEEPFVLDDGVTAAVYDYAGAIRESVNVVAPDLDGDGDPEQIRADIIRPAELDGVAEVPVVMDASPYYACCGRGNESELKEYDADGDPSLFPLYYDNWFVPRGYAYVAVDMAGTGWSTGCTDHGGPSDVLSVKAVVDWLNGRATAVDPDTGEPVVADWSTGKTGMIGKSYDGTLANGVAATGVEGLETIVPIGAISSWYDYDRAQGLPFSANYPRFLMGYVAGGRHIATDCTAITEAMNTAGDDASGAHNAFWDERDYRSGSLFDASQVTASVFVVHGAQDTNVDTPNFSRWWTALGEQGVQRKLWLTRLGHVDPFDSDRAEWVDTLHRWFDHELLDIDNGIDDEPAVRVEVAPNEVVTSRSWPVTDRTAKLRPRADGSLALGARGRAADAGWVNAPNQTFNTALAAGTNPNRLLFRTGTLTDDLRLSGAASVTTTVTHGAPTGQITVGLVDYGVMDRVLTSGDGATTLGTESCYGESAGVDDGCYRDVVRNIGSTELQVLGRGWARLDGAGTHTVTVEMQTNDLVVPAGHQLGLVVMGTDRGATVTVDRAATQYSIDLGATTLNLPVSGPMKSFAPGRSLVPEADDVSRSALLPEPRVVVPR
- a CDS encoding ABC transporter ATP-binding protein — encoded protein: MTARSESPPSGDVALDVRDLRMRYGTKDVLKGVSFTAQRGEVVALLGPNGAGKTTTIEILEGFRMRSAGEVSVLGQDPAHGDEAWRARLGVVLQSWRDHGRWRVRDLLGYLARFYTPYSTAEVSRPWDVDELIKVVGLAEQSRAKVQTLSGGQRRRLDVAIGIVGRPELVFLDEPTAGFDPHARREFHDLVHRLADFENTTVLLTTHDLDEAEKLADRILVLDGGEIVANGSADQLARELTTQAEVRWTSGGHRNVHAVAEGDPTEFVRRLLASDLGVTELEVRRASLEDTYMSLVHRAETYQPGSDDAGAARADQAGADHGETDQDQAGPGPDEGGRTDQDRAEQNEGVQS
- a CDS encoding TadE family type IV pilus minor pilin, which codes for MAQRESERGTVTAELALGLPVVVLVLVAVLTLAAASTAQMRALDAARAGARAVAIGEQESVVAATVARVGGPEAEMSLAREGEWVRVTVSRPVAGSWVSGPLRATGTAAAWVEP
- a CDS encoding Rv3654c family TadE-like protein → MGRAVRPGRDAGREAGRGLRRDLDCHPRRDPERGAGTVLVLGVVAAALLLAVGIAALGAAQNARGAAQAAADLGALAGATALRDGFDPCGTAGAAVTRNGAELAACEVLGGGVVRVVATRAAVGPAGELGSARATARAGPRESATARP
- a CDS encoding helix-turn-helix transcriptional regulator, with product MAEQSDVVHNRIAMLRAERGVSRRELADALGVHYQTVGYLERGEYSPSLFLALRIAEYFGVAVEVVFSTSPFKRLGE
- a CDS encoding ABC transporter permease, with product MTMTETAARGTRNDARWAAVRAGLTRGWLETKYSIQEPSDLVWILAFPVIYAVVLLFMRGSTIPGTDFALGAMVLPSLVGMSIAFGGLTGPASTIAVDREDGTLLRAKATPNGMLGYLVGKILMFALTTLVSLLVLIIPAVTVAGDLRLDGRTFVLLTLIFLVGMIATVPISVALGSLFKSASQTGLLFLGSMLLIVPSGIFYPITALPEWLQWVGQAFPYYWLGLGARSAMLPESMVVAEIGESWRTFEMFAVLGLWAVVGMVLAPIVLRRMARRESGSTVAAARERYMSKGY